From the genome of bacterium, one region includes:
- the dnaK gene encoding molecular chaperone DnaK, whose protein sequence is MSKVIGIDLGTTNSCVAVMEGGEPTVIPNAEGGRTTPSVVAFTKDSERLVGPVAKRQAITNPDNTVFSIKRFMGRKFEEVTEEIKTVPFKVIRAKNGDAQVQIGDQTYTPPEISAMILQKMRQTAEDYLGEKVTKAVVTVPAYFSDSQRQATKDAGKIAGLEVLRIVNEPTAASLAYGLDKGTEHKTIAVFDLGGGTFDVSVLELGDGVFEVKSTNGDTHLGGDDFDKRVIDWLADEFKKEQGIDLRTDKMALQRLKDAAEKAKCELSTVTSTPINLPFVTADASGPKHLNVELTRAKFESLVDDLIERTVGPCKKAMADAGLKPADINEVILVGGSTRIPAVQARVKELFEREPHRGVHPDEVVAIGAAIQAGILAGEVTDILLLDVTPLSLGIETLGGVFTRLIERNTTLPVHKSQIFTTAENNQTTVEVHVLQGEREMAMYNKTIGRFHLTGIPSAMRGVPQIEVSFDIDANGIVKVSAKDMATAQQQEITITASSGITDSEIDQMVKDAESHADEDKKKREEVDLRNQADSAVYGAEKLLKDMEGKIPADDKAKVEAAMGRVREALKADDIAEVRSAMEGLNGALNELSTKLYQQAGSQQGQPGGGAGQEPGGHDHASDGAESKDDVVDADYEVLDDDDKK, encoded by the coding sequence GTGTCCAAAGTAATCGGAATAGACCTGGGAACGACCAACTCCTGCGTGGCGGTGATGGAGGGCGGCGAGCCCACCGTCATCCCCAACGCCGAGGGCGGCCGCACCACCCCCAGCGTCGTCGCCTTCACCAAGGATTCCGAACGCCTGGTGGGGCCGGTCGCCAAGCGCCAGGCCATAACCAACCCCGACAACACCGTCTTCTCGATCAAGCGCTTCATGGGCCGCAAGTTCGAGGAGGTCACCGAGGAGATAAAGACCGTCCCCTTCAAGGTCATCCGGGCCAAGAACGGCGACGCCCAGGTTCAGATAGGCGATCAGACCTACACCCCGCCGGAAATCTCGGCCATGATTCTGCAGAAGATGCGGCAGACCGCCGAGGACTACCTGGGCGAGAAGGTGACCAAGGCCGTCGTCACCGTGCCGGCCTACTTCTCGGACTCCCAGCGCCAGGCCACCAAGGACGCCGGGAAAATCGCCGGCCTCGAGGTCCTGCGCATCGTCAACGAGCCCACGGCGGCCTCCCTGGCCTACGGCCTCGACAAGGGCACCGAGCACAAGACCATCGCCGTCTTCGACCTGGGCGGCGGCACCTTCGACGTCAGCGTCCTCGAGCTCGGCGACGGCGTCTTCGAGGTCAAGTCAACCAACGGCGACACCCACCTGGGCGGCGACGACTTCGACAAGCGGGTCATAGACTGGCTCGCCGACGAATTCAAGAAGGAGCAGGGGATAGACCTGCGCACCGACAAGATGGCGCTCCAGCGCCTCAAGGACGCCGCCGAGAAGGCCAAGTGCGAGCTCTCCACCGTCACCAGCACGCCCATCAACCTGCCATTCGTCACCGCCGACGCCTCGGGGCCCAAGCACCTGAACGTAGAGCTCACCCGGGCCAAGTTCGAGTCCCTGGTGGACGACCTGATCGAGCGCACCGTGGGGCCGTGCAAAAAGGCCATGGCGGACGCCGGCCTCAAGCCCGCCGACATCAACGAGGTAATTCTGGTCGGCGGCTCCACCCGCATCCCCGCCGTGCAGGCCAGGGTCAAGGAACTCTTCGAGCGCGAGCCGCACCGGGGCGTCCACCCCGACGAAGTGGTGGCCATAGGCGCCGCCATCCAGGCCGGCATCCTGGCCGGCGAGGTCACCGACATCCTCCTCTTGGACGTCACCCCGCTCTCACTGGGCATCGAGACCCTGGGCGGCGTGTTCACCCGGCTCATAGAACGCAACACCACCCTCCCGGTGCACAAGAGCCAGATATTCACCACCGCCGAGAACAACCAGACCACCGTGGAGGTCCACGTCCTGCAGGGCGAGCGCGAGATGGCCATGTACAACAAGACCATCGGGCGCTTCCACCTCACCGGCATCCCGTCGGCCATGCGCGGCGTGCCCCAGATCGAGGTCTCCTTCGATATAGACGCCAACGGCATCGTCAAGGTCTCGGCCAAGGACATGGCCACCGCCCAGCAGCAGGAGATAACCATCACCGCCTCCTCGGGGATCACCGACAGCGAGATAGACCAGATGGTCAAGGACGCCGAGAGCCACGCCGACGAGGACAAGAAGAAGCGCGAGGAGGTGGACCTGCGCAACCAGGCCGACTCCGCCGTCTACGGCGCGGAGAAGCTCCTGAAGGATATGGAGGGCAAGATCCCGGCCGACGACAAGGCCAAGGTCGAGGCCGCCATGGGGCGGGTCCGCGAGGCGCTTAAGGCCGACGATATCGCCGAGGTCCGGTCGGCCATGGAGGGGCTCAACGGCGCGTTGAACGAGCTCTCCACCAAGCTCTACCAGCAGGCGGGGTCGCAGCAGGGCCAGCCGGGCGGCGGCGCCGGTCAGGAGCCTGGAGGCCACGACCACGCCAGCGACGGTGCCGAAAGTAAGGACGACGTCGTGGACGCCGACTACGAGGTCCTCGACGACGACGACAAGAAGTAG